The genomic interval TGCTCAAAATAACCAAAGTGATAAGCTCCTCGACCATCAAGCTTTGATAAGGTGCTGTAACTCCAGGGAGAGAGATGAACTTGTTGCTCAATCGCTTCCACCCACGTTATATCATGCGCGGTTAATGGCCTAATCACGCTCGCCTCCTAAGCTTTGTTTTATTTGGTGCCATAGATGTCTTTTATGTGCTTGGGAAGCATTGATCACCGCTAAACTGGGTGAGATCAAAACTGAAATATCACTATGATCAAGCGCAGTCGGATCGCAACCGCAAAACCACACCCAACGCAAAGCTTGTTGATCAATCGTGCTGATATCACGGGGGAAAACATGCCCAACTTGAGACAACGTCAGGCCCATACTTTGCGCTATCTTTTGCAACAAAGTCGAGTAGTTTTGGCTGGGTTTCTCTGACATCACTAACAATAATTGGCAGTCATTGACCGGTGAAATTTTTTTCGCTTGGTAACCAAGCAAACGTTCTGGATGAGTGAGTTGCCAGGTACTGATACCCATCTCAGACAAATATGAAGAATGATTTTCACGCATTAGCTTAACAGTACAATAATCAATAGAATTTAAACAAACAGTTGTTTTTGTTCTGGCGAGAATAAAAAACTTGGATTGTTCGGACAGGATGTCGATGAGGGAGCCAAACTTAACCAAGCCCAATGGGAGGCGTCGAGATCAGCCTTGTCTACTGCTATCTTATCCGCCGTGCTTTTATAAGCCCACCAAGCACCTTGATGAGTCACACAAGTGGAATAACTTAACTCACTAAGTGTTTCAAGCCCATATTCGATCAACGCCTCTTTCAACGACCCATCACGCTGAAAGGAAGGAGAAAGAGTTAACGCACACAGCCACTGAACAGACTGGGTCGATTCTAGTGCTAACTCAGTAAACAGTAAATGCCCCTGAATCATCCCGTCATCATCACAGGCAACCAATGACAATGTCATCTGCCCAGTTTGCCTTAATTTGCGAATGGCCCTAGGCAACTCATCAGAGTCACCGTAGTCAGTAACCAGTTGCTCAATCGGCAATATATCAGCGGGGGCTTCTGTGCGAATCAACATCCCAAATCCCTTAAAAATTAATGATATTTGTAACGATTTCACACTTTCGCGTGAACAATCGTAGAATTAAAATGGCTTTGACGAATTAGACTATATACTTACTCAAGTGAAAGCGATATTTTTTTCACGATTTTCTTTGTGTGAAAAAAATGAACCTTAAATGGCTCATATGGATATCACCTCACAATCAGGTCATGCTAGCATGACGCGTTTTTACAAAGTCTTTTATACACGCATTTTTAAGACAAAATATGTTCAAATTCACATCTTCAAATGTTGGTAGGTAGAATGCTTTCAGAGCAAATGCAGCACTGGTTTACGAGATTGACATCGAATAATACCTTCTTTTTTGCCATTTTAGACAGTCAACACAATTATTGCTTAGTCAACGACAGGTATTGTGATGTATCGGGTTTGTCCAAGACGGAATTGGTTGGAAAAAATGACCAACAAATCTTAGGGGACAACTTTTACCACAAGCTCAAACCCTATTATCAGCGTGCCATCAAAGGCGAGTTTATCGAGTCAGAAATTTCACTCGACGACTCCGATATCGAAACCAGTTTACAGTTTAGTATTACCCCACTCGATGAAGGGGAGCTCAAACGCTATTTGATTTTCCATGCTGTAGACACCTCTGAAAAACATTTGCTGGTTCGCTCCTTAGAAGAAGCTGAAAACAAGTTTTCTCACCTCCTTCACCTGCTCGATGATGGCCTACTGATGGTTGAAGATGACATTATTTTATCGGCCAATCCAGCCGCCGCCAAATTGCTTGGCTATAACGCGCCTAAAGAGCTACTTGGTGAGCAATTGTCTCGCTTGTTTGTCGATGCGCAAACCAAACAAAGCTTTGCCCGGCCGCTCAGCGAATTGTTGTCAACCACACCAACCCCTTGCTCAACCAGTGCTCGTTGTGGTTTTGAAAAAGCGATGACTCTGTGCGCCAATCAAACTTTTCAGTTTGGGGCACCGATTCAAATGGTCATGCTGCAATCAAGAAATTCACAAACCTCAACCCTCGACGAGCAACCCAAGGATAACATTGGTATTCAAGACCCTCTAACAAAGCTCTACAACCGCACAGGTTTTACCCAACGCCTAGAGCAATTTATTCGCAACAAAACGCCTTTGGTTCTCTTGTATCTCGATATCGATAACTTCAAGAATATTAATGACTCCCTTGGTCATCATATCGGTGACCGCGTGATCGAAGAAGTGGCGAAGCGGCTACAACGCTCTTTGCCAAAGCGTGCGATTCTAGGCCGATTTGGCGGAGATGAATTCGGCATTATGATTCCGGAAGCGGAGAGCACGCCCCATGCGATTGAGCAATTAGGGCAAAAAGTGATTAATCTCATCAACCAGCCGTTTGATTTACACCACTTTACCAAGCGTTTGGCCTGCTCTATTGGCAGTGTGGTTTATCCCACTAACGCCAAAGATGCACGCAGTTTGCTGCAAAGTGCAGACACCGCGATGTATGAAGCGAAAGAGCGCGGTCGCAATCGCTTAATCCAATTTCATGAGCAAATGAATAAAGAAGCGAGAATGAGACTATGGTTGGAGATTGAATTACAAAAAGCGCTGCAACAAAACGGCCTTGAAGTCTGGTATCAGCCTAAGGTGAATGCTCGTGATTTTACCATTCATGGCGCCGAAGCCTTAGTGCGTTGGAAACACCCGGTAGAAGGCTACATTAGCCCTGCCGCCTTTATCCCTGTCGCTGAAAAAGCAGGTCTTATTGAGCAACTTGGCAAAGTGGTCATGCGCGAGGTGTTCACGACAGTCAAAAAGTGGAAGCAACAAAATATTCTCCCTGGCAGGGTGGCGATCAACTTATCGCCAGAGCAATTTGGTAACTCCCTCTTGACACAATACATGGAAAAACTGCTCAAAGTGACAGGGTTGGATCCCAGCTGTATTACCTTTGAATTAACGGAGAGCGCAGTGATGAGTGACAGTGACCACACATTACAAATGCTCAACGCGATTAAAAAATTGGGCTTTTCGTTATCGATAGACGATTTTGGTACTGGGTATTCATCACTGTCTTATTTAGCTCGTTTTCCCATTGATGAGTTAAAAATAGACCGAGCGTTTGTCTGTGATATCGACACCTTACCCAAACAGGTCACCGTGATTGAAAACATCATTAACCTTGGACACGCACTAGAGCTCAATGTCGTGGCTGAAGGAGTAGAAAACCGAGAGCAAGCCAGTTTACTTTCCAATCTCAAGTGCAATTCAATTCAAGGCTTCCACTTTTATCGACCTCAACCCAAACAAGAGGTTGAGGTCTTATTTGCCAAAAATAAGCGTAACAAAAATTAATTGGTGAACAGGCTATTGGCGAATGAGATGAAAACTTTCATTTGATTTTCATCTCATTGAACGAGAGTCATTGCTCTGCACTGTCATCTTTCGCCGATGCCGACTCTTCCTCATCCAGAGTTAAGCTACGATAAATGTTGCCAAGCTCGACAAACGTATACCTGTGCTCTAAATAGTCAAAAACGTTATAAGATAAGACCAATTTATACAAAGAGATCGCATGGGCGTAATCTTGGTTGATTTGATATTTTTTGCCCATATAAAAGTACAACTCGGTTAAGCGCTCAGCGAGATCGTTATTGTTTTCGCTATTGTCCATCACCACTTGAAAGGCTTGTCGCTCACTAATTTCATCGAGCATGACAGCGACAATTAACCACCCCCAACGAGCGTTTCTCTGCTGATAACTCTCTGCTAAGTGGGCTTTAGCTTGTTGCGGGTCCACTTTTTGCTCAATGACATAGCGCCACAACACGCGAAAAGGATCACTGGGATCTTCACGCCAATAAGCGTTCATATCTTCGAGTGCCAACAAGTAGCGTTCGCCGTAATACAGGGCAATGGCGCGATTGCGCTGAGCAAAAGTATCTTGCGGGTTGAGCTCCAATGTCGAATCAAAAAATTGATAAGCATCATCAAAATTGGCCCTTTGCGTTTCATAGACACCAAGGATATTAAAGATTGCCGGTTGCTGGGGGTTGATCTTCAATGATTGAAAAAAATCAACGCGAGCTAACTCATCCAGCCCAACACTGTCATAGAAATGCCCTCGCTCAACCAACATTTTGGCCCTGACATCAGCCGGTAGGTTTTTTCGCGCAAGCAACTGCGTTAACTGAGCAATTTTCACTTGTTGTTCTGCCGAAGGCTGCAGCGGTACTGCCATAGCCGGAAAGACCCAATGTTCAGAAGTCTCCTGTTGAGTAGCGCAACCGCTCAGTAATAGTACTGAGCTCATTCCCAATAATGCTAACCATTTCACCACTCATATACCCCTTGTCAAAGAAAAAGGGAGCTATCGCTCCCTTTTGATATAGACACCAGTGAAACACAAAAGTGCTTAAGCAGCAAAAAGTTCTGCTTTATTCACCTGCATTATCTGCCGATGCTGGCGCTTGTTCTGCTTCTTCTGCTGGTTTCTCAACCGCTTCTTTCATGCTCAAACGCACGCGGTTTTGACGGTCAATTTCCAAGACCTTCACTTTTACTTCTTGGCCTTCGCTCAAGTAGTCAGAGACTTTCTCGACGCGTTTATCCGCAATTTGAGAAATGTGTACCAAGCCATCTTTACCAGGCAAGATGGTCACGAAAGCACCAAAGTCAGCAAGGCGAGCAACTTTACCTGTGTAGATGCGGCCAACTTCAACTTCTGCGGTGATTTCTTCGATACGGCGAATCGCTTCTTTTGCCGCTGTTCCTTCGGTTGCTGCAATTTTGATGGTACCGTCATCTTCGATTTCAATCGTTGTACCGGTTTCTTCTGTCAATTGACGAATAACCGCACCGCCTTTACCGATAACGTCTTTGATCTTTTCAGCACTGATCTTCATCGTGTGGATACGAGGAGCAAACTCAGAGATATCATCACGAGCGCCAGCAATGGCTTGATCCATGACAGATAGGATGTGCTTACGCGCACCTTGTGCTTGATTTAGCGCAATCTGCATGATCTCTTTCGTGATACCTTCAATCTTGATATCCATTTGTAGCGCAGTAATACCTTCATTGGTACCCGCAACTTTAAAGTCCATATCACCTAAGTGGTCTTCGTCACCTAAGATGTCAGACAGCACGACAAAATCATCGCCTTCTTTCACTAGGCCCATCGCAATACCGGCAACGGATGACTTAATTGGCACACCTGCATCCATAAGAGCAAGGGAAGTACCACATACAGAAGCCATTGATGAAGAGCCGTTAGACTCGGTAATTTCCGATACAACACGCACTGTGTATGGGAATTCATCAACCGATGGCATTACCGCAGCAATACCGCGTTTAGCCAGTTTACCGTGACCAATTTCACGACGCTTAGGTGAACCGACAAAGCCCGTTTCACCCACACAGTATGGAGGGAAGTTGTAGTGTAACAAGAAGTGGTCTTTACGCTCACCGGTCAACTCATCGATAATTTGAGCATCGCGCTGGGTACCAAGCGTCGCGGTCACCATAGCTTGGGTTTCACCACGAGTGAACAAAGCCGAACCGTGGGTACGAGGAAGTACACCCGTACGAACATCCAAAGCGCGAACCATGTCTTTTTCACGGCCATCAATACGCGGCTGACCAGAAATAATACGGCTGCGAACAACGGTTTTTTCTAGATCGTGGAAAATCGTGTGGATCTCTTTCGGGTTAAGCGTGTCATCTTCCGCCAATAGCGTTTCGCTGACTTGAGCACTGATTTGACCAATGCGTTCATAACGCGCCATCTTTTCAGTGATCTGATACGCTTCGACCAATTGCGCTTCTGCTAGCTGTGCAATTTTTGCTTTCAGCTCAGTGTTTTCCGCTGGAGCAACCCAGTCCCATGCCGGTGTTGCGACTTCTGCAGCAAACTCATTAATGGCGCTGATCACCGTTTGTTGTTGATCGTGGCCGTAAACCACAGCAGAGAGCATTTCTTCTTCTGTTAAGTTATCCGCTTCGGATTCAACCATTAATACAGCCGATTCAGTACCCGCAACCACTAAGTCTAGTTTAGAGTTTTCAAGCTCTGTGTTACTCGGGTTTAACACTAACTGACCATCGATATGACCAACGCGCGCCGCACCGATTGGGCCGTTAAATGGAATGCCTGAAATGGCCAATGCCGCAGACGTACCAATCATAGTAACAATGTCAGGTTGAACATCAGGGTTCACCGAGACAACTGTCGCAATCACTTGAACTTCGTTTTTAAACGAATCTGGGAACAGTGGGCGGATTGGGCGGTCGATAAGACGAGCGGTTAATGTTTCGCCTTCTGAAGGACGGCCTTCGCGTTTGAAGAAACCACCAGGGATTTTACCTGCCGCGTAAGTACGCTCTTGGTAGTTAACCGTTAATGGGAAGAAATCTTGGCCTTCAACGGCCTCTTTTTTACCAACCACTGAAACGAATACAGCAGTGTCATCCATGGTCACCATCACAGCAGCGGTGGCTTGGCGTGCGATAATACCAGTTTCTAAAGTAACGGTATGATTACCGTATTGAAACGTTTTTACTACGGGTTTTTCGAACATGTCTTGTCCTTTGCTCTTTGAGCCTATAAAAATTAACAAGGGCAGTGAGACATTGCTTATCGCGACTAATCCAAACAGGCTCAAATAACCTGCTTGGAATAGCCGCGACCAAATGGTCGACGTGTGATGTGACTAGCAACGCCCAAAGCCACTTATGCCATAGGATGAAACCGCTGGTTACTCCAAGTCAGTTCACCCTATTAGCATGAATAAAATCCGATGAGATTTCGCCAAATAGTATAACGATTTAATCGGCATTTGGCTAAATTTCACCAATAAAAAAGGGGCATAAAGCCCCTTTTTCAAATCATTGTTCTTTGTCTGTCGAAATTAACGACGTAGACCTAGACGCTTGATTAGGTCTTGGTAACGAGCTAGATCTTTACCTTTTAGGTAATCTAGAAGTTTACGACGACGAGAAACCATACGTAGAAGACCACGACGGCTGTGGTGATCGCCTTTGTGCTCTTGGAAGTGACCTTGTAGGTGTTTAATAGAAGCAGTAAGTAGTGCTACTTGTACTTCTGGTGAACCAGTGTCGCCTTCGCCACGTGCGTATTCAGCTACAACAGCTGCTTTAGTTTCTGCATTCAGAGACATAATTCTCTCCTAAAGAGTTGAGTTAACGTTTGTACCAGCCAATCTCTGATTCAGCCGGTACGAGGAGCGGGGATTATAGGCAATAACCTCCGCTAAAACAAGTTCAATTATCGTTGTTTATTGTTCGCGAAAAACCACTAGGCGCTTAGGGGCAATATTGCCATCGTCATTAATCACCCCAACACCGATAAATGTTTGAGATTCACCGGCGGTCAAACACACCTGGCCTGATGCCGGAGCGCCAATAACTTGGACTGGCTGGCCGTGTAGAATCATATCGGCTAATTCATCGATCAAATTGACTTTAGGCAGCGCAGCAACCGCGGTATCCATAGGCAATAGCAAAGGATCAAGTAGCGTTTTTGGCGCCACTTGACTCTCGTTGGCTTGTTCGAGTAGCGCATCGAGTTGCTCGAGCGTGACCATTTTTTCATAAGGATAATTGGCAACGGCAGTGCGGCGCAGATACGTCACATGCGCGCCACAGCCTAGCATTTCACCCAAGTCATCAACGATAGTGCGGATGTAAGTGCCCTTAGAACAATGAACGTCCATTTCGATTTCATCATTCTCATGTTTTATCAACTGGATATCATAGACGTGGATAGGACGTGCTTGACGCTCGACCTCAATCCCTTGTCTTGCATATTCATACAAGGGTTTACCTTGGTGCTTAAGTGCAGAAAACATCGAGGGAACTTGAAGAGTTTCACCGCGAAAACTCTCAACCGCTTGAGCCAATTGCTCAGGGCTAAAGTCGATTGGACGACGCTCGACAATCTCACCATCGGAGTCCGAGGTGTCGGTGCGCTCACCCAGTTTGGCAACCACGCGGTAGCGCTTGTCGGAATCAAGCAAGAATTGTGAAAACTTGGTTGCTTCACCCAAACAAATGGGCAGCATCCCCGTCGCAAGAGGATCTAACGCGCCAGTATGACCAGCTTTTTCAGCAAAAAAAGCGCGTTTCACTCTTTGTAGTACGTGATTACTCGACTCGCCAGTGGGCTTGTCTAATAATAAAACCCCATCGACGGGGCGTCCTTTACGACGACGTGCCATTACTCTTCGTCCTCGCGACCTGATGAGTGTTTTTTCTCATTGTCTTGACTGACCACTTCACTGACCAAGTTAGACATTCTCATCCCTTCAACTAGCGTCTCATCGTAATAAAAACGCACTTCGGGGGTCAGGCGTAAGCGAATGCGTTTGCCAAGCATCATTCGAATGTGGGTCTCGTGCTCACGCAGCGCTTTGAGACAGCTTTCTGGAGTCTGCTCACCCACACATAAGAAAGTAACAAATACTTTGGCGTAAGCGAGATCACGAGACACTTCAACATCGGAAACCGTGACCATGCCCAAACGAGAGTCTCTGACTTCGCGTTGTAAGATCATCGCCAATTCTTTTTGCAATTGTTGTGCGACACGTTGGGTGCGGCTGAATTCTTTTGACATAACTTTTTCTCTTTATAGAAGAATGGGGGGATGGTTATCCCAGCCCCCCATGGTGTATTTAAACAACCCGTTTGCTTAATGCAACCTGAGTGAATTAATCGATAGTACGTTTAATTTCAACGACTTCGAATACTTCAATTTGGTCACCAACGCGGACATCGTTGTAGTTTTTAACACCGATACCACACTCATAACCATTTTTCACTTCTTGCACGTCATCTTTAAAGCGACGTAGCGACTCAAGCTCACCTTCATAGATAACCACGTTATCACGAAGAACGCGAATTGGGTTATTGCGCTTGATGACACCTTCTGTGACCATACAGCCGGCAATCGCGCCCAACTTAGGTGATTTGAACACATCGCGAACTTCAGCAAGACCAATGATCTCTTGCTTAAATTCAGGCGCAAGCATACCGCTCATCGCTTGTTTCACTTCATCAATCAATTGATAAATGATTGAGTAGTAACGCAAGTCTAAGTTTTCAGTTTCAACGGTACGACGAGCAGAAGCATCAGCACGAACGTTAAAACCAACAACGATAGCGTTAGACGCAGCCGCAAGAACAGCATCAGTCTCGGTAATACCACCAACACCAGAACCAACGATATTGACTTTTACTTCATCCGTTGACAATTTCGTCAATGAATCAGCAATCGCTTCAACCGAACCTTGAACGTCTGCTTTGAGTACAATGTTCAGTTCTGCCACGTCACCAGAAGCCATATTCGAGAACATGTTCTCAAGCTTCGCTTTTTGTTGACGAGCAAGCTTAACTTCGCGGAATTTGCCTTGACGGTAGTTGGCGACTTCACGCGCTTTACGCTCATCGCGAACCACAGTGGCTTCATCACCGGCCGCTGGAACACCAGACAAGCCCAATACTTCAACAGGAATCGATGGGCCTGCTTGCATCACTTCGTTGCCGAGTTCATCACGCATTGCGCGAACGCGCCCGTACTCTTGACCACACAGAACGATATCGCCTTTGTTCAACGTACCCGATTGAACTAGGATGGTAGCGACAGGACCGCGACCTTTATCGAGGCGAGATTCTACCACCACGCCAGAGGCCATGCCTTCTTTCACTGCGTTAAGCTCTAACACTTCCGCTTGAAGAAGAATTGCTTCAAGAAGCGCATCTATGTTGGTTCCCTGTTTAGCAGAGATGTGAACAAACATGTTCTCACCGCCCCACTCTTCAGGAATAACATCAAACTGAGCAAGCTCATTTTTAACGTTGTCTGGGTTCGCTTCTTCTTTATCGATCTTGTTCACTGCAACAATAAGAGGCACACCCGCCGCTTTCGCGTGTTGGATAGCTTCTTTTGTTTGTGGCATGACGCCATCGTCTGCAGCAACAACCAGAACAACGATATCCGTCGCTTGAGCACCACGAGCACGCATAGCGGTAAAGGCCGCGTGTCCTGGGGTATCCAGGAAGGTGATCATGCCGTTATCCGTTTCTACGTGGTAAGCACCGATGTGCTGGGTAATACCACCGGCTTCTCCAGAGGCAACGTGAGCACGACGAATGTAATCCAGTGTCGACGTTTTACCGTGGTCAACGTGACCCATAATGGTCACAACCGGTGCACGAGGCACAGATTCAGCGTTGTCATCGCGATCAGAAAGTACCGCTTCTTCAAGCTCATTTTCTTTGCGCAGAACCACTTTATGGCCCATTTCCTCAGCAACTAACTGAGCTGTTTCTTGGTCGATAACTTGGTTGATGGTTGCCATAGCACCCATTTTCATCATCACTTTGATGACTTCAGTGCCTTTGACAGACATTTTTTGAGCCAGCTCAGAGACGACGATCGTTTCACCGATGACAACGTCTTGCTTAGCAACCGTTGCTGTCTTATCAAAGCCGTGCTGCATCGAAGAAGGTTTAGATGGCTTGCGATTGCGGCGATTCGCCTTATTACGCGGTTCGCGACCGCTGTTGGCATTTTCGCTGTCTTTCGAGCTTGCTTTCTTTTTCTTCTTACGACGACCGCCCTCTACGCGACGGTCTGCTTCATCTTCGGCCTCACGGGCATAACGTGAAGTCGTTACATGGTAATCTGTATCTTCCATATCACCTTTTTTCTCTTGTTCCGCAGACCAACGCTCATTATTTTGTTCAGCCAGTTGTCGAGCTTCCTGAATTTTACGCTGACTTTCTTCTTCAGCCTTACGCTTTGCCGCTTCATCCTGACGACGTTTTAGCTCTTCGGCTTCTTTTCGCGCTGCTTCTTGCTTTAATTTCTCTTCAGCGACATGGGCCGCCTCTTGATCGCGATGTGTTGCATTAGCTTCACTTTTCGCTTTTTCTTCTGCGTCACGCTTAGCGGCTTCTTCGGCCTCACGCTTCGCTTTTTGCTCAGCTTCGCGTTTGGCAGCTTCTTCCGCCTCGCGCTTTGCTGTTTCTTCTGCTTCACGCTTCGCTTTTTCTTCGGCTTCGCGTTTAGCAAGTTCTTCGGCTTCACGTTTCGCGGCTTCTTCCGCTTCGCGTTTTGCTTCTTCGTCGAGTGCACTGCGTTTTACATAAGTGCGTTTCTTGCGAACTTCGACTTGAACGTCTTTATTTTTACCACCTGCTGCACTAACACTAAGAGTACTGCGCGTTTTGCGCTGAAGTGTCAAACGAGTCGGAGCGCTCTCATCACTGGTGTCTCCGTGCTCTTTTTTCAAGTAAGTCAGTAGAGTTTGTTTCTCTGTTTGTGAAATCGTATCACTACTTGACTTGTTAATGCCAGCGTCGGCGAGTTGTTTTATCAAGCGGTCAACTGGGGTGCCAATCTCTTCACTCAGTGCTTTCACGGTAAATTCTGTCATGCCGCCTCCTCCTTGCTGATATTATGCGTCTTCTCCAAACCAACAAATATTACGAGCAGCCATAATCAGCTCTCCGGCGCGCTCTTCTGTCAGTCCATCAATACCTTCTAAATCATCGATACCTTGATCGGCTAAATCTTCCAAGGTAATGATGCCTTTAGCAGCGAATTTGAAAGCAAGCTCACGCTCTAGGCCTTCTAATGCCAGCAAGTCATCTGCAGGCTCAACATCTCCGTAAGCTTCTTCTTTTGCTAGTGCAATCGTGGTCAATGCATTTTTTGCACGGCCGCGCAGCTCTTCAACGAGATCTTCATCTAAGCCGTCGATGTCCAAAAGCTCATTGACGGGCACATAAGCAACTTCTTCAAGAGTAGAGAAACCTTCTTCAACCAGTAGTTGAGCAAAATCTTCTTCAATATCGAGATACTTCATGAAGTTTTCAATTGAGGCTTCAGACTCTTCAGCGTGTTTCTTCTGAAGATCTTCAACCGTCATGACATTGAGCTCCCAACCGGTCAGTTGAGATGCCAAACGAACGTTT from Vibrio sp. HB236076 carries:
- a CDS encoding DNA polymerase III subunit psi, which produces MRENHSSYLSEMGISTWQLTHPERLLGYQAKKISPVNDCQLLLVMSEKPSQNYSTLLQKIAQSMGLTLSQVGHVFPRDISTIDQQALRWVWFCGCDPTALDHSDISVLISPSLAVINASQAHKRHLWHQIKQSLGGERD
- a CDS encoding EAL domain-containing protein; this encodes MLSEQMQHWFTRLTSNNTFFFAILDSQHNYCLVNDRYCDVSGLSKTELVGKNDQQILGDNFYHKLKPYYQRAIKGEFIESEISLDDSDIETSLQFSITPLDEGELKRYLIFHAVDTSEKHLLVRSLEEAENKFSHLLHLLDDGLLMVEDDIILSANPAAAKLLGYNAPKELLGEQLSRLFVDAQTKQSFARPLSELLSTTPTPCSTSARCGFEKAMTLCANQTFQFGAPIQMVMLQSRNSQTSTLDEQPKDNIGIQDPLTKLYNRTGFTQRLEQFIRNKTPLVLLYLDIDNFKNINDSLGHHIGDRVIEEVAKRLQRSLPKRAILGRFGGDEFGIMIPEAESTPHAIEQLGQKVINLINQPFDLHHFTKRLACSIGSVVYPTNAKDARSLLQSADTAMYEAKERGRNRLIQFHEQMNKEARMRLWLEIELQKALQQNGLEVWYQPKVNARDFTIHGAEALVRWKHPVEGYISPAAFIPVAEKAGLIEQLGKVVMREVFTTVKKWKQQNILPGRVAINLSPEQFGNSLLTQYMEKLLKVTGLDPSCITFELTESAVMSDSDHTLQMLNAIKKLGFSLSIDDFGTGYSSLSYLARFPIDELKIDRAFVCDIDTLPKQVTVIENIINLGHALELNVVAEGVENREQASLLSNLKCNSIQGFHFYRPQPKQEVEVLFAKNKRNKN
- the truB gene encoding tRNA pseudouridine(55) synthase TruB; amino-acid sequence: MARRRKGRPVDGVLLLDKPTGESSNHVLQRVKRAFFAEKAGHTGALDPLATGMLPICLGEATKFSQFLLDSDKRYRVVAKLGERTDTSDSDGEIVERRPIDFSPEQLAQAVESFRGETLQVPSMFSALKHQGKPLYEYARQGIEVERQARPIHVYDIQLIKHENDEIEMDVHCSKGTYIRTIVDDLGEMLGCGAHVTYLRRTAVANYPYEKMVTLEQLDALLEQANESQVAPKTLLDPLLLPMDTAVAALPKVNLIDELADMILHGQPVQVIGAPASGQVCLTAGESQTFIGVGVINDDGNIAPKRLVVFREQ
- the pnp gene encoding polyribonucleotide nucleotidyltransferase; the encoded protein is MFEKPVVKTFQYGNHTVTLETGIIARQATAAVMVTMDDTAVFVSVVGKKEAVEGQDFFPLTVNYQERTYAAGKIPGGFFKREGRPSEGETLTARLIDRPIRPLFPDSFKNEVQVIATVVSVNPDVQPDIVTMIGTSAALAISGIPFNGPIGAARVGHIDGQLVLNPSNTELENSKLDLVVAGTESAVLMVESEADNLTEEEMLSAVVYGHDQQQTVISAINEFAAEVATPAWDWVAPAENTELKAKIAQLAEAQLVEAYQITEKMARYERIGQISAQVSETLLAEDDTLNPKEIHTIFHDLEKTVVRSRIISGQPRIDGREKDMVRALDVRTGVLPRTHGSALFTRGETQAMVTATLGTQRDAQIIDELTGERKDHFLLHYNFPPYCVGETGFVGSPKRREIGHGKLAKRGIAAVMPSVDEFPYTVRVVSEITESNGSSSMASVCGTSLALMDAGVPIKSSVAGIAMGLVKEGDDFVVLSDILGDEDHLGDMDFKVAGTNEGITALQMDIKIEGITKEIMQIALNQAQGARKHILSVMDQAIAGARDDISEFAPRIHTMKISAEKIKDVIGKGGAVIRQLTEETGTTIEIEDDGTIKIAATEGTAAKEAIRRIEEITAEVEVGRIYTGKVARLADFGAFVTILPGKDGLVHISQIADKRVEKVSDYLSEGQEVKVKVLEIDRQNRVRLSMKEAVEKPAEEAEQAPASADNAGE
- the nlpI gene encoding lipoprotein NlpI — encoded protein: MVKWLALLGMSSVLLLSGCATQQETSEHWVFPAMAVPLQPSAEQQVKIAQLTQLLARKNLPADVRAKMLVERGHFYDSVGLDELARVDFFQSLKINPQQPAIFNILGVYETQRANFDDAYQFFDSTLELNPQDTFAQRNRAIALYYGERYLLALEDMNAYWREDPSDPFRVLWRYVIEQKVDPQQAKAHLAESYQQRNARWGWLIVAVMLDEISERQAFQVVMDNSENNNDLAERLTELYFYMGKKYQINQDYAHAISLYKLVLSYNVFDYLEHRYTFVELGNIYRSLTLDEEESASAKDDSAEQ
- the rpsO gene encoding 30S ribosomal protein S15, whose amino-acid sequence is MSLNAETKAAVVAEYARGEGDTGSPEVQVALLTASIKHLQGHFQEHKGDHHSRRGLLRMVSRRRKLLDYLKGKDLARYQDLIKRLGLRR
- a CDS encoding GNAT family N-acetyltransferase encodes the protein MLIRTEAPADILPIEQLVTDYGDSDELPRAIRKLRQTGQMTLSLVACDDDGMIQGHLLFTELALESTQSVQWLCALTLSPSFQRDGSLKEALIEYGLETLSELSYSTCVTHQGAWWAYKSTADKIAVDKADLDASHWAWLSLAPSSTSCPNNPSFLFSPEQKQLFV
- the rbfA gene encoding 30S ribosome-binding factor RbfA; the encoded protein is MSKEFSRTQRVAQQLQKELAMILQREVRDSRLGMVTVSDVEVSRDLAYAKVFVTFLCVGEQTPESCLKALREHETHIRMMLGKRIRLRLTPEVRFYYDETLVEGMRMSNLVSEVVSQDNEKKHSSGREDEE